A DNA window from Deltaproteobacteria bacterium contains the following coding sequences:
- a CDS encoding UbiA family prenyltransferase — MEPIKKAPNKRCQQYIAGSFYTHFIHTLNLIKFSHSIFALPFALASMLVAAHGWPGTRIFLLILGAMVSARSAAMAFNRLVDADIDAKNPRTQTRHIPKGLLSKQYVGIFTLLCALGFFGVCYAINPLAFRLSPIALAILLGYSFAKRFTWLTHFWLGISLGIAPIAAWIAVTGQINMTSVWLGLGVLFWVAGFDIFYSTQDAEFDSQEGIHSAVSLWGIVRGLRMAKQCHVLTMLFLILFGLSAPLSTIYWITLVLISIAFVWEHSLVKPQDLSHINTAFFTINGFISLGFFAGVAVSIWH, encoded by the coding sequence ATGGAGCCAATAAAGAAGGCGCCCAACAAAAGGTGCCAGCAGTATATTGCTGGCTCCTTTTACACACATTTTATCCATACTCTCAACCTAATCAAATTTTCGCATTCCATCTTCGCCCTTCCGTTTGCTTTGGCTTCGATGCTCGTGGCGGCACACGGCTGGCCCGGCACGCGAATTTTTCTCCTCATTTTGGGCGCAATGGTTTCAGCCCGTTCTGCGGCGATGGCATTCAATCGCCTCGTAGACGCCGACATCGACGCCAAAAATCCGCGCACCCAAACGCGACACATTCCCAAAGGATTGCTTTCGAAACAATATGTGGGGATATTCACACTTCTATGTGCGTTGGGATTTTTTGGAGTTTGTTATGCCATCAATCCTCTCGCTTTTCGTTTAAGCCCCATCGCTCTGGCAATTCTCCTCGGCTACTCTTTTGCTAAACGCTTTACATGGCTCACCCATTTTTGGCTGGGAATCAGCTTGGGGATCGCGCCGATTGCCGCGTGGATTGCCGTGACGGGGCAAATCAATATGACATCGGTTTGGTTGGGACTTGGCGTTTTATTTTGGGTGGCGGGTTTCGATATTTTCTACTCAACACAAGATGCCGAGTTTGACAGCCAAGAAGGAATCCACTCCGCCGTTTCATTATGGGGAATCGTAAGAGGGCTTCGCATGGCGAAGCAGTGTCATGTGTTGACCATGCTTTTTCTGATTCTCTTTGGATTGTCTGCGCCTCTTTCCACAATTTACTGGATCACCCTCGTTCTAATCAGCATCGCTTTTGTTTGGGAGCATTCGCTAGTCAAACCACAGGACCTCTCGCACATCAACACCGCCTTCTTCACAATCAACGGTTTCATCAGCCTCGGGTTTTTCGCAGGTGTTGCAGTAAGCATCTGGCATTAA
- a CDS encoding UbiX family flavin prenyltransferase, giving the protein MPTLTKKIVVCISGASGAIYSKRLLDHLVKTPHQVAIVMSDHARQIWDSEIEGVDIRNYDRPVYDIRDFSVPFVSGSNAWDACVVIPASMGMIGRIAHGYSDDVIARTADVQFKERKKLILVPRETPYNLVQIENMKLLTLAGAVILPATPSFYSKPKTIEEAVDTVIARVLDHLEVENELRQRWSQ; this is encoded by the coding sequence ATGCCAACACTGACTAAAAAAATCGTCGTCTGTATTTCAGGAGCGAGCGGGGCCATTTATTCGAAACGCCTGCTCGACCATCTTGTCAAAACACCTCATCAGGTGGCCATTGTGATGAGTGACCATGCCCGGCAGATTTGGGATTCAGAGATCGAGGGCGTTGATATCCGAAATTATGATCGACCAGTTTACGACATTCGTGATTTTAGCGTTCCGTTTGTGAGTGGCTCAAACGCGTGGGATGCCTGCGTGGTGATCCCCGCCAGCATGGGAATGATTGGGCGGATTGCCCACGGTTATTCTGATGATGTGATTGCCCGCACAGCCGATGTTCAGTTCAAGGAGCGCAAAAAATTGATTTTGGTGCCGCGTGAAACGCCTTACAATCTGGTGCAAATTGAAAATATGAAACTTTTGACTCTGGCGGGGGCCGTGATCCTGCCCGCCACTCCCTCTTTTTATTCGAAACCAAAAACGATCGAAGAAGCCGTCGACACAGTGATTGCGCGAGTGCTGGATCATTTGGAAGTTGAAAATGAATTGAGGCAACGATGGAGCCAATAA